In Alphaproteobacteria bacterium US3C007, one genomic interval encodes:
- a CDS encoding tetratricopeptide repeat protein, whose translation MKKAFVLFLGACLIGTFTFAAGSSSNSSSSSDRYGASSAETNRFSKINALIRLEKFAEAHAELKNLSPQTDEAERQNLLGFTARKSGDLAAAASYYKTALTIDPKHIGALEYQGELFIQLGDIEKAQGNLAKIETICWLPCNEEYELRGALEKMLTN comes from the coding sequence ATGAAAAAGGCATTTGTGTTATTTCTAGGTGCATGCTTGATTGGCACCTTTACCTTTGCGGCGGGCAGTTCTAGCAACTCGTCTTCCAGCTCTGATCGATATGGAGCATCAAGTGCAGAAACAAACCGCTTTTCCAAGATCAATGCTCTGATCAGGCTAGAAAAATTTGCTGAAGCACATGCCGAACTGAAAAACCTCTCGCCTCAAACAGACGAGGCAGAGCGTCAAAACCTTTTAGGGTTTACCGCTCGAAAATCTGGCGATTTGGCAGCAGCTGCCAGCTATTATAAGACTGCATTGACGATTGACCCCAAACATATTGGCGCGCTGGAATATCAAGGCGAGTTATTTATTCAACTTGGCGATATTGAAAAGGCTCAGGGAAATTTAGCAAAAATAGAAACGATATGCTGGCTTCCTTGCAATGAAGAATATGAGCTTAGAGGTGCTTTAGAAAAAATGCTCACCAATTAA
- a CDS encoding Lrp/AsnC family transcriptional regulator, which produces MKENITSADAIILNLLQKDAKLGLDVLAYETGLSVASVQRRLKSLRTRKLILGDVAIVDPVKVGLPMTFIVLVELERERIDQIDAFIRRAQDEPLVQQCYYVTGEADFCLICVAKSMFDFEDLTKRLFFENSNVRRFRTSVAMGNKKVSLKIPVEPNIT; this is translated from the coding sequence ATGAAGGAAAATATCACGAGCGCTGATGCGATTATTTTAAATTTACTGCAAAAAGATGCAAAACTTGGCTTAGATGTTCTGGCTTATGAAACTGGCTTATCCGTGGCATCGGTTCAAAGGCGTCTAAAGTCTTTGAGAACCAGAAAACTCATCCTTGGGGACGTCGCGATTGTAGATCCGGTAAAAGTTGGTCTGCCAATGACCTTCATCGTATTGGTTGAGCTGGAGCGGGAACGCATTGATCAAATAGATGCATTTATTCGCCGTGCCCAAGATGAGCCCTTGGTTCAACAATGTTATTACGTAACCGGTGAAGCTGATTTTTGTTTAATCTGCGTCGCTAAAAGTATGTTTGACTTTGAAGATTTAACAAAACGCCTCTTTTTTGAAAACTCTAACGTCCGACGTTTCAGAACGTCTGTCGCTATGGGAAACAAAAAAGTAAGCCTCAAAATACCAGTAGAACCCAATATAACTTAA
- a CDS encoding DMT family transporter, whose protein sequence is MRPLNRTGLAIILSLLALALFDSMGLIIKLLSSKFSAAELSTWRNLFGLIPAFLVLYSSRAWRQAGQIFKIRQWKLALFRGVIATLAQLCFYMSLGLMAFATASTITYAGALFTTAFAIPILGERVGWMRWGAVLVGFVGVVFILQPGSDAFSFFSILPLAAAAFYALLTITAKLFDDEVPSALVNLYSSVISTACATIITLFIGGFTMFTSFKEVLWLVLMGGFGGSAVLLLVTSYRMTEQSNLAPFSYFGIPIAFLFGWAFFDETPWNTLFPGAALIILGGLLIVWRESALAKR, encoded by the coding sequence ATGCGACCTCTTAATCGAACCGGCCTCGCTATCATATTAAGCTTACTTGCATTGGCATTGTTCGATTCAATGGGTTTGATAATAAAACTGCTTTCTTCAAAATTTTCTGCTGCCGAGCTTTCGACCTGGAGAAACCTATTCGGATTAATTCCAGCTTTTTTAGTACTTTATTCGTCTAGAGCTTGGCGCCAAGCAGGGCAGATTTTTAAAATTAGGCAATGGAAACTAGCTCTTTTTAGGGGCGTTATTGCCACGCTAGCTCAGCTTTGTTTTTACATGTCACTCGGCCTGATGGCATTTGCAACCGCGTCTACAATTACCTATGCCGGAGCGCTTTTTACAACTGCGTTTGCAATACCAATTTTAGGAGAACGCGTAGGTTGGATGCGCTGGGGGGCGGTTCTCGTCGGGTTTGTTGGTGTTGTTTTTATATTGCAACCTGGCAGTGATGCGTTCTCATTTTTCTCAATCTTACCCTTAGCCGCAGCGGCATTCTATGCGCTGCTGACAATCACGGCTAAATTATTTGATGATGAGGTACCTAGTGCTTTGGTAAATCTGTACTCTTCAGTCATTTCAACCGCTTGCGCTACGATTATAACCTTGTTCATTGGTGGGTTTACTATGTTTACTTCTTTTAAAGAGGTTCTCTGGTTAGTCCTTATGGGAGGGTTTGGCGGATCTGCAGTTCTTTTATTGGTGACCAGTTACCGAATGACAGAACAAAGCAATTTGGCGCCATTCAGTTATTTTGGAATTCCTATCGCTTTTTTATTTGGATGGGCATTTTTCGACGAAACACCTTGGAATACATTATTCCCAGGCGCAGCACTCATCATTCTTGGAGGTTTGTTAATTGTTTGGCGCGAAAGTGCCCTCGCAAAACGTTAG
- a CDS encoding TspO/MBR family protein: MKLKIAVWLSLYACTIVAASGAIWFAGNLNANDWIAPDVAPPAWLFGPVWTVLYLFIATSAYRVIYADPHKLKGVVLGLWSLQMCLNTLWTPVFFGAFDLPGALALIVVLWAVIGAYSAVSFSVDRKAGYLFLPYWAWVSFATILNYKYMILNPL, from the coding sequence TTGAAACTGAAAATAGCGGTTTGGCTTTCATTATACGCTTGCACGATTGTGGCAGCTTCGGGCGCTATTTGGTTTGCAGGTAATTTGAATGCTAACGATTGGATTGCGCCTGATGTAGCGCCGCCTGCATGGCTTTTTGGCCCCGTTTGGACTGTCTTATATCTGTTTATTGCAACAAGCGCCTATCGCGTGATTTATGCAGACCCTCATAAGCTAAAAGGCGTTGTCTTAGGTTTATGGAGCTTACAAATGTGTTTGAATACGCTTTGGACACCTGTGTTCTTTGGCGCATTTGATTTACCCGGCGCTCTCGCTCTCATTGTGGTTCTTTGGGCGGTAATTGGAGCGTATAGTGCTGTTAGCTTCTCAGTTGATCGAAAAGCTGGATACCTGTTTTTGCCTTATTGGGCATGGGTCTCCTTCGCCACAATTCTAAACTATAAATATATGATTTTGAATCCGCTTTAA
- a CDS encoding alpha-hydroxy acid oxidase produces MFLPSGFSIPFCKGVGGYVSYESSIKSGAPCVIDATHARFLAKKRLPKLIFDFIDGAAGREIGKARNEQAFGDIQLQSRVLRQVDPRNLTTKFIDQSFQLPFGIAPMGMCNLSHPKADQIMGQVAKTAQIPVGLSSAASSRLEDMRKWAGTYVWFQLYVTPPLDHTLSLVRRAQNAGYSTLVFTVDVPQVSRRLRDVANGFKMPFRMRSKQFFDFATHPRWSLATLANGVPKPLNFPDNGDGFDRDASRALADWEFLKRLRELWPGKLVVKGITSVPDALQVQECGADAIYISTHGGRQLDSAPASIAVLPLIRQALGPDYPLLIDSGVRNGEDIVKAMVCGANMVMLGRPVLYALAADGARGLDALFSGLAYDVSAAMAQLGARNISDLTPAMIVKNNHALLD; encoded by the coding sequence TTGTTTTTGCCTAGCGGCTTTAGTATCCCCTTTTGCAAAGGCGTTGGGGGATATGTGTCTTACGAAAGTTCAATCAAATCGGGCGCGCCCTGCGTCATTGACGCAACTCATGCGCGCTTTCTGGCCAAAAAGCGGCTTCCCAAACTTATTTTTGACTTTATTGATGGAGCGGCGGGGCGCGAAATTGGCAAGGCACGCAATGAACAGGCATTTGGTGATATTCAACTGCAATCACGTGTTTTACGCCAGGTTGACCCCAGAAACCTAACCACAAAATTTATCGATCAATCGTTTCAGCTGCCCTTTGGAATCGCGCCGATGGGAATGTGTAATCTTTCGCATCCCAAGGCGGACCAAATAATGGGGCAAGTTGCGAAAACTGCGCAGATTCCGGTGGGATTGTCATCTGCAGCGTCTAGCCGCCTCGAGGATATGCGCAAATGGGCCGGTACTTATGTATGGTTTCAGCTTTATGTAACACCGCCGCTCGATCATACGCTTTCTTTGGTGCGAAGGGCCCAAAATGCCGGATATTCAACCTTGGTATTCACGGTGGATGTTCCTCAAGTGAGCCGGCGTTTGCGCGATGTTGCGAATGGGTTTAAAATGCCCTTTCGGATGAGGTCAAAACAATTTTTTGATTTCGCAACCCATCCAAGGTGGAGTCTCGCAACTTTGGCAAACGGCGTGCCCAAACCCCTAAACTTTCCGGATAATGGAGATGGTTTTGATCGAGATGCAAGCCGCGCTTTAGCGGATTGGGAATTTTTGAAACGATTGCGTGAATTGTGGCCGGGCAAGCTGGTGGTCAAAGGAATTACCTCGGTGCCCGACGCGTTGCAGGTGCAAGAGTGCGGCGCAGATGCGATTTATATTTCCACGCATGGGGGGCGCCAGTTGGACAGCGCGCCGGCGTCAATTGCAGTGTTACCATTGATCCGGCAAGCGCTTGGTCCGGATTATCCGTTGCTTATTGATAGCGGCGTTCGCAATGGCGAAGATATCGTGAAGGCCATGGTTTGTGGCGCCAATATGGTGATGTTGGGCCGTCCGGTGCTTTACGCGTTGGCGGCTGATGGTGCGCGGGGGCTGGACGCGTTGTTCAGCGGTTTGGCCTATGATGTTTCTGCTGCGATGGCACAATTGGGTGCGCGAAACATATCCGATTTGACGCCTGCGATGATCGTAAAAAATAATCATGCCCTGCTAGATTAG
- a CDS encoding hydroxyisourate hydrolase codes for MAVLTSHTLNGFDGTHAGFIPVRLINLTNQNCLFDTQMDAGGRLKETLDARLLSPEACYELVFETKDYWQNQDLIRARLHIMDEIIFRFSMPDREGHYHIPIIINPNSYSVWWSGD; via the coding sequence ATGGCCGTTTTAACATCTCACACGCTGAACGGATTTGATGGCACACATGCTGGGTTTATTCCTGTCCGCCTGATCAATCTGACCAATCAAAATTGTTTATTTGACACTCAGATGGATGCTGGCGGGCGGCTTAAAGAAACCTTGGATGCGCGACTTTTGAGCCCCGAGGCGTGCTATGAACTGGTCTTTGAAACCAAAGATTACTGGCAAAACCAAGATCTCATTCGCGCAAGGCTGCACATTATGGATGAAATCATCTTTCGTTTTTCGATGCCTGATCGGGAAGGCCATTACCACATTCCGATCATTATCAACCCGAATTCTTACTCTGTTTGGTGGTCAGGAGATTAA
- a CDS encoding thiamine pyrophosphate-binding protein, whose product MNEKSKEIKLRGGEILARALKEKGAEHVFTLAGGFCNPALEGFMKCQMPVINCPHEQVAGHLADGHTRITRKPAVCLVGPEGFANAVPAMLEAGGERAPVIFVTGSSTLKRQGAGGFKEIDDVAIAAPLVKYSVQITDGERISEFVDRAWTAATTGYPGPVHISLPVDLMFASFPADAGRHERPFDRSDRPLPKAWPEPAVMADVINLLNMAKRPVIIAGHGVWWSHTEKNLEDASKALKIPVFNVPYHQKLLGEECETYMGLADFHQYHPSKEALQDADIILMIGGRLDNQMNFGNPPFIKAETHLICVNGSHEELNYNRAADRLILSDPAAFLDLLSGVKVNFAPWLELQKARRAKWVDEWYAHLDTENTLDQAQGRKMHPLQLSLDVQSQLQDQDWLVFDGGNTHFWSEIAVNMAGWRGQKLGGILHPGNYSLLGVGVSFALSAKAAHPERNVVLISGDGAFLSGGLSIEAAFQEKLPITVVIDNNGGLDCISQQQERLFANGSHFATDFRDIPFHTLFEGMGGYGELVEDRAALGPALARAMASGKTACLNVKCRGVISPIVAATSDKRDKASIE is encoded by the coding sequence GTGAACGAAAAGAGCAAAGAGATAAAACTGCGTGGTGGCGAGATACTCGCCCGTGCACTCAAAGAAAAAGGTGCTGAGCATGTGTTTACGCTTGCTGGTGGCTTTTGTAACCCTGCGCTCGAAGGGTTTATGAAATGTCAAATGCCTGTGATCAACTGCCCCCATGAACAGGTTGCTGGACATTTGGCTGATGGTCATACGCGTATCACGCGCAAACCGGCTGTTTGCTTGGTTGGTCCGGAAGGTTTCGCAAATGCGGTGCCGGCCATGTTGGAGGCTGGCGGCGAACGAGCGCCGGTGATATTTGTGACTGGGTCTTCGACGCTGAAGCGCCAAGGTGCAGGCGGATTTAAAGAAATTGATGATGTCGCCATCGCGGCCCCATTGGTGAAATATTCGGTTCAAATTACCGATGGTGAGCGGATCAGCGAATTTGTCGATCGGGCCTGGACAGCGGCAACCACTGGTTATCCAGGGCCTGTGCATATCAGCTTGCCGGTTGATTTAATGTTTGCGAGTTTTCCAGCGGATGCAGGTCGTCATGAGCGCCCATTTGACCGTAGCGACAGGCCTTTGCCAAAAGCTTGGCCAGAACCAGCGGTGATGGCAGATGTGATAAACCTGCTTAATATGGCAAAGCGGCCTGTTATCATCGCAGGGCACGGGGTGTGGTGGTCACACACGGAAAAAAACCTTGAAGACGCGTCGAAAGCTTTGAAAATTCCTGTATTCAACGTTCCCTATCATCAGAAACTACTGGGTGAGGAATGTGAAACCTATATGGGGTTGGCAGATTTTCACCAATATCACCCCTCTAAAGAGGCGTTGCAGGACGCGGATATAATATTGATGATTGGAGGGCGACTCGACAATCAAATGAATTTCGGAAATCCGCCTTTTATCAAAGCGGAAACGCATTTGATCTGTGTCAATGGCAGCCACGAAGAACTGAATTACAATCGCGCGGCAGATCGGTTGATACTCAGCGACCCCGCTGCATTTTTAGATCTTTTGTCAGGTGTGAAAGTTAATTTTGCCCCTTGGCTTGAGCTGCAGAAAGCGCGCCGCGCCAAATGGGTTGATGAATGGTACGCGCATTTGGATACAGAAAATACACTCGATCAAGCGCAGGGGCGCAAAATGCACCCGCTGCAATTGTCATTGGATGTGCAAAGCCAGTTACAGGATCAGGATTGGTTGGTTTTTGACGGCGGCAACACGCATTTCTGGTCGGAAATTGCTGTTAATATGGCTGGGTGGCGTGGTCAAAAACTTGGCGGTATTTTGCACCCGGGGAATTATAGCTTGCTGGGCGTAGGGGTAAGCTTTGCCCTATCAGCAAAAGCGGCGCATCCGGAACGTAATGTCGTGTTAATTTCGGGGGATGGCGCCTTTTTGTCGGGTGGCTTATCCATCGAAGCGGCGTTTCAGGAAAAGCTGCCGATCACCGTTGTAATAGATAATAATGGCGGATTGGATTGTATCAGCCAGCAGCAAGAGCGTTTATTTGCGAACGGTTCCCATTTTGCCACCGATTTTCGCGATATTCCGTTTCACACCCTTTTTGAAGGTATGGGGGGATATGGAGAATTGGTCGAGGATCGTGCCGCTTTGGGCCCTGCTTTGGCGCGGGCGATGGCCAGCGGAAAGACCGCTTGCCTCAACGTGAAATGTCGTGGTGTTATTAGCCCGATCGTAGCAGCCACCTCCGATAAACGTGATAAGGCATCGATTGAATAA
- a CDS encoding NAD(P)H-binding protein, with product MCDILLAGATGYIGSAVAMALVEKGYKVLCPVRQIPKAPLTGVIYEICDCTDTVAIKQLAQRFSGIEAIISCIASRTGGRQDAWLVDYRANMTLLETAQELAIERFILLSAICVQKPRLEFQHAKRAFEQKLQASGLTYSIVRPTAFFKSLAGQVEKVKAGKAFVMFDDGMQTACKPISEADLAAYICGCLSDIKRHNAILPIGGPGPAITPKEQGQLLFRLLQKPEKIWRIPSALFKVIGGVLTGPALISARLADKREFVNIGHYYATESMLLWDPELSVYSAQNTPEFGGQSLEAFYRRVLKTGLDGQDLGAHKLF from the coding sequence ATGTGTGACATTTTGCTTGCAGGCGCCACTGGCTATATCGGCTCGGCAGTGGCAATGGCCCTTGTGGAGAAGGGGTATAAGGTGTTGTGCCCGGTGCGACAGATCCCCAAAGCACCTCTTACTGGCGTGATTTATGAAATTTGTGATTGTACCGATACTGTTGCTATAAAGCAGTTGGCGCAGCGATTTTCAGGCATTGAAGCGATTATATCCTGTATTGCCTCGCGCACGGGCGGGCGCCAAGATGCGTGGTTGGTCGACTATCGCGCCAATATGACGTTGCTGGAAACCGCGCAAGAATTGGCGATCGAGCGCTTTATTTTATTATCGGCGATTTGCGTACAAAAACCGCGCTTGGAATTTCAACATGCCAAGCGCGCATTTGAACAAAAGCTTCAAGCGTCTGGTCTTACCTATAGCATTGTGCGACCGACTGCGTTTTTCAAATCGCTCGCGGGGCAGGTGGAAAAGGTAAAGGCTGGAAAAGCCTTTGTGATGTTCGATGATGGCATGCAAACAGCGTGTAAACCAATTTCAGAAGCGGATTTGGCTGCTTATATTTGCGGGTGTTTAAGCGATATTAAACGCCACAATGCAATTTTGCCGATTGGGGGGCCTGGCCCTGCGATAACGCCGAAAGAGCAGGGGCAATTGTTGTTTCGGCTATTGCAAAAGCCTGAAAAAATTTGGCGCATTCCCAGTGCGCTTTTCAAAGTGATCGGCGGCGTCTTGACGGGGCCTGCGTTGATTTCGGCGCGTTTGGCCGACAAACGTGAATTTGTGAATATCGGTCATTATTATGCGACTGAGTCGATGTTGCTTTGGGATCCAGAGCTGTCAGTATATTCAGCTCAAAACACCCCAGAATTTGGCGGTCAGAGCTTGGAGGCGTTTTATCGTCGGGTTTTAAAGACCGGTCTGGATGGTCAGGATTTAGGGGCGCATAAATTATTTTAG
- a CDS encoding LysR family transcriptional regulator, giving the protein MNFRQLEAFRATMRSGSITRAAASLNLSQPTVSRLIKDLEAQIGFALFIKLGRGIRPTTEGQKFYEGVEATFMGLDRLDDLAKTLESSSGGTLSLGVIPSLATIEIPSAINSLYQARPDVKLQIYLRNTPAIIEAIQLQQLDLGVISRQPPYNGVEILYQTTLPYVCLVPEEHALAGSQTEVNLNDLAQTETFITFGGIFPEQIAGLDTATIAHLKQRSRLSAANMPMAAALAKETGALAIVDVLSAGVAVGTGGVTSLPLVQNLEYHLAVVAQNAGTLSRHGQELAGIIAKRLDRIRC; this is encoded by the coding sequence ATGAATTTTCGACAATTAGAAGCCTTTCGAGCCACAATGCGTTCTGGCTCAATAACGCGTGCGGCAGCGTCATTGAATCTTTCGCAACCCACGGTGAGCCGTCTGATCAAAGATCTCGAAGCTCAGATAGGCTTTGCCCTTTTTATCAAATTGGGGCGTGGCATCAGACCAACGACAGAGGGACAAAAATTTTATGAAGGCGTAGAGGCCACGTTTATGGGCCTTGACCGGCTGGATGATTTGGCCAAAACACTGGAAAGCAGTTCCGGGGGCACCCTTTCTTTGGGGGTCATCCCGTCGCTGGCAACGATAGAAATTCCAAGTGCCATAAACAGCCTATATCAGGCCCGACCTGACGTTAAATTACAGATCTACCTGCGTAACACACCTGCCATTATCGAAGCTATTCAATTGCAGCAATTGGATCTGGGCGTGATCAGCCGGCAACCGCCCTATAATGGCGTTGAAATCCTGTATCAAACCACCCTGCCCTATGTTTGCTTGGTTCCCGAAGAGCACGCTTTGGCTGGTTCTCAAACTGAGGTGAATTTGAACGACCTAGCGCAGACAGAAACCTTTATTACTTTTGGTGGCATTTTTCCCGAACAGATAGCCGGTCTGGATACGGCAACCATCGCCCATCTAAAGCAACGCTCGCGTTTATCGGCGGCCAATATGCCGATGGCCGCGGCATTGGCAAAAGAAACCGGCGCGCTGGCGATCGTTGACGTTTTATCCGCCGGAGTTGCTGTCGGAACAGGTGGTGTGACCAGCCTGCCACTGGTTCAAAATCTTGAATATCATCTGGCTGTTGTCGCGCAAAATGCTGGTACATTGTCACGTCACGGGCAAGAATTGGCGGGCATTATTGCCAAGCGCTTAGACAGAATTCGATGTTAA
- a CDS encoding dimethylsulfoniopropionate demethylase codes for MADGLNMSRRIRRTPYTDRVEALGVRGFSVVNHMLLPKAFETSVEEDYWHLRAYVQLWDVSCQRQVEISGPDAGALVQLMTPRNISKAQVGQCLYVPIIDDQAGLINDPVLLKLAEDRFWLSIADSDLLLYAKGLALGRGLNAYIHEPDVFPLSVQGPQAEALLAEVFGPDIRDIGFFKFGWIEVEGTQQLIARSGYSRQGGFEIYVQGAAHGPGLWDLLWRAGQAYNIRPGCPNLIERIEGGLFSYGNEMTLQNNPFEIGLGKFCDVSGSIDYIGRDAVCAIAAQGPQRLIHAVEFEGPPVPTCAIPWPVICEGQKIGEITSGIYSPRLENNIGLSLLEKGYWRAGLNVEVRVEDQPPRAGWIRDLPVA; via the coding sequence ATGGCTGATGGCTTAAATATGTCGCGGCGTATTCGTCGCACACCTTATACGGATCGCGTCGAGGCGTTGGGGGTTCGGGGGTTTTCCGTGGTCAACCATATGCTCTTGCCCAAAGCCTTTGAAACCAGTGTTGAAGAAGATTATTGGCATTTGCGCGCCTATGTGCAGCTTTGGGATGTGTCTTGCCAAAGGCAGGTTGAAATATCGGGCCCAGATGCTGGCGCTTTGGTGCAATTGATGACCCCGCGCAACATCAGCAAGGCACAGGTGGGGCAGTGTCTATATGTGCCGATCATTGATGACCAAGCGGGGCTGATAAATGATCCGGTTCTTTTAAAGCTGGCCGAAGATCGGTTTTGGCTGTCAATCGCCGATAGCGATTTACTGCTTTATGCCAAAGGGCTGGCCTTGGGCCGGGGGCTAAATGCCTATATTCATGAGCCTGATGTTTTTCCTTTATCCGTGCAGGGGCCGCAAGCTGAGGCTTTGCTGGCCGAGGTTTTCGGGCCAGATATACGCGATATTGGATTTTTCAAATTTGGGTGGATTGAGGTTGAGGGAACCCAGCAGCTTATCGCCCGATCCGGGTATTCGCGCCAAGGCGGGTTTGAGATTTATGTGCAGGGGGCGGCGCATGGCCCCGGTTTATGGGATTTGCTCTGGAGGGCAGGGCAAGCGTATAACATTCGCCCCGGTTGCCCCAATCTGATCGAACGGATTGAGGGCGGCCTTTTTTCATATGGCAATGAGATGACCCTTCAAAACAATCCATTTGAAATAGGGCTGGGTAAATTTTGTGATGTGAGCGGTTCTATTGATTACATCGGCCGGGATGCGGTATGCGCGATCGCTGCGCAAGGCCCTCAGCGGTTGATCCATGCAGTTGAATTTGAAGGTCCCCCCGTGCCAACCTGCGCAATCCCATGGCCTGTGATTTGTGAGGGACAAAAAATTGGTGAAATCACATCGGGAATATATTCGCCGCGTTTAGAAAACAATATAGGGTTGTCTCTTCTCGAGAAAGGCTATTGGCGCGCGGGCTTAAACGTTGAGGTGCGGGTGGAAGATCAACCGCCGCGCGCGGGCTGGATAAGAGATTTGCCGGTTGCTTAA
- a CDS encoding invasion associated locus B family protein — MSYIRRSFIFSVLSCSFWISVFGLSPASVASQEPEGEVNDISITRTQHDFWESICTLEQEIETCILQQTLRENTGEKRPFSMITIALKKEQMIFEVLLPLQIDLAFGLEMSSENIDPKTYRFVTCVSQGCLVSFELDEPLIESMKKNREFSLRFRMLNAEDAILAKVSLKGFSRAIAKLNPIKS; from the coding sequence ATGTCTTACATTCGACGCAGTTTTATTTTTTCGGTTTTGTCATGTAGTTTTTGGATAAGTGTGTTCGGGCTTAGCCCGGCTTCTGTTGCTTCGCAAGAACCCGAAGGAGAGGTGAATGATATCTCTATAACGCGCACACAGCATGATTTTTGGGAAAGTATTTGCACGCTTGAGCAGGAAATTGAAACTTGCATATTACAACAAACCTTACGTGAAAATACTGGAGAAAAACGGCCCTTTTCAATGATTACAATTGCGTTGAAAAAGGAACAAATGATCTTTGAGGTGCTGCTTCCGCTTCAAATAGATCTGGCATTTGGCTTGGAGATGTCATCGGAAAATATTGATCCAAAAACCTACCGTTTTGTCACCTGTGTTTCTCAGGGGTGTTTGGTCTCTTTCGAGTTGGATGAACCACTTATTGAGAGCATGAAGAAAAACCGTGAGTTTTCTTTGCGGTTTAGAATGCTAAATGCCGAAGACGCAATCTTGGCAAAAGTAAGTCTCAAAGGGTTTTCACGGGCAATAGCAAAACTTAACCCGATAAAGTCATGA
- a CDS encoding tetratricopeptide repeat protein, with translation MMMWWRHIFKPWSAFATLFIITASLSLANPEDLLDQLALSASEQEAQPIISKLWGEWTSAHSSNAEGSLMQRGIIAMNQGRIDDADVLFGRLIFINPDFTEAWNKRATLRFIKGDYAGSEADIYEVLIRQPRHFGALSGLGLINMKLGEWQKAINAYESLLGVYPHSPDAKIYLPALKRKLGEIEL, from the coding sequence ATGATGATGTGGTGGAGACATATTTTTAAGCCCTGGAGTGCGTTTGCGACGCTGTTTATTATCACGGCCAGTCTTAGCCTGGCAAACCCAGAAGACCTATTAGATCAGTTGGCGCTCAGCGCCTCTGAACAAGAGGCGCAGCCGATAATTTCAAAGCTTTGGGGTGAATGGACCAGCGCGCATAGCTCTAATGCCGAAGGAAGCTTGATGCAACGTGGCATCATTGCGATGAATCAAGGCCGTATCGATGACGCAGATGTGCTCTTCGGCAGGTTAATTTTTATAAATCCTGATTTTACCGAGGCGTGGAACAAGCGTGCCACTTTACGTTTTATCAAGGGCGATTACGCAGGCTCTGAAGCCGATATTTATGAAGTTTTGATCCGGCAACCACGCCATTTTGGAGCCTTATCAGGCTTGGGTTTAATAAATATGAAATTGGGGGAATGGCAAAAGGCCATAAACGCGTATGAAAGCCTTCTAGGCGTGTATCCCCACAGCCCCGATGCCAAAATCTATCTTCCCGCATTGAAGCGGAAACTGGGTGAAATTGAACTTTAG